The Bradyrhizobium sp. LLZ17 genomic sequence GGCTTGCCTGTTTCTGCGCGGTGCTGCCGCATTTGTCGATCAGCGCAGCGCCCAACACGACCGTCGCGATATACGGCTCCGACACCAGTCCGCGGCCGAACGCTTCCATCAAGATGCCGACCTCGATCGCGCCGCCACCGAGCCCGCCAAACTCTTCCGCGACCGGCAGCGCCAGCCAGCCGAGCTCGGCGAACTGCTTCCAGACCGCCGGGCTGAAGCCAAGCGGATCGTTCGCCATCTTGCGGCGGTGATCGGCGTCGTAGCTTTCGGCCACGAAGCGTTCGACGCTCTCGCGCAGCAAGCGCTGCTCGTCGCTGAGATTGAGATCCATCGTATTTACTCCGCGGCTGCCGGCGGCTTGCGCACGGAGGGATGCAGGCCGGATGGATCGACCACCATGCCGAATTCCTGGAGGTTATGTGCGTGACAAAGCTGATGCAATGCAAAGGCCTGGTCGATTGCGGCGGGCTGGCCCATCACATCGACTGAGCGGTTCACGGCTTCCTTGGTCAGCTTCAGTGCGAAGGAAGGTTTTGATGCGATCCGGCGCGCCAGCTCAAGCACGCGCGATGACAGCTCCGCGCGCGGCACGACCTGGTTGACCATGCCGAGCTGGTGCGCTTCCTGCGCGCTCCAGCTGTCGGCGGTGAACAGAAACTCCTTGGCCTTGCGCGGGCCGAGCTCCCACGGATGCACGAACCATTCGACGCCGCAGACGCCCATCGTCACCACCGGGTCGCAGAACTGCGCGTCGTCGCTGGCGACGATGAGATCGCAGGCCCAGGCCAGCATCAGGCCGCCGGCGATGCATTTGCCATGCACTTCGGCGATCGTCGGCTTGGCCAGGTTGCGCCAGCGCCGCGTGATCTGGAGATAGATTTCCTGCTCGCGCGCGAAGCGCCCATGCGCGTTGGCTTCCGCGAAACCGCCCCAATTTCCAATCGGCGGAAAAATCGACGCCCGCGGCATTCTTGCCGCCCGGCCGCAGGTCGTGGCCGGAGGAGAAATGCGGACCGTTGCCGGCGAGGATGATGACCTTGACCGCATCGTCCTGCACCGCCGCGTCGAACGCAGCGTTGAGATCGTAGGTCATTTGCAGGTTCTGCGCATTGCGCGCATCGGGCCGGTTCATCACGACCCGGGCAATCGCCGGCTCCGGCCTCTCCACGAGGACGGTCTCGAACGAGGTCATGGCGCTTCCCTCTCGCATTTCCGTTTAGCCCAAGTTGACTATGTCGGCCGGTGATAGGCAAGAGGCTTGCGTCGATCGGCTGCTTTTCGCGGCATCGGCACAAGATGTCTGGCACGGCGCGCGCCCAATCTGGTAGTTTGCGCCCGATTCCACCGGGAGAAATTTAATGCGCAAATTCCTGACTGTGCTGGCGGCACTCGCCTCGCTCAGCCTGACCAATTGCGGCTACAACGCGATCCAGAGCGAGGACGAGCAGATCAAGGCCAACTGGTCCGAGGTGGTGAACCAGTATCAGCGCCGCGCCGATCTCGTGCCCAACCTGGTCAACTCGGTGAAGGGCTTTGCGCAGCAGGAGAAGCACGTGCTGCTTGGGGTCACCAATGCGCGCGCCAAGGTCGGCAGCATCCAGGCGACGCCCGAAGTGCTGAACGATCCCGCCGCATTCCAGAAGTTTCAGGCTGCCCAGGGCGAACTTTCCAGCGCGCTGTCGCGCCTTCTTGTGGTCACGGAAAACTATCCGCAGCTCAAATCCGATGCGCTGTTCAAGGATCTGATGTCGCAGCTCGAAGGCACCGAGAACCGCATCACTGTTGCCCGCAACCGCTACATCAAGGCGGTGCAGGACTACAACGTCACCATCCGCTCGTTTCCGAGCAATCTCACAGCAATGATGTTCGGCTACAAGGAGAAGCCGAACTTCTCGGTCGACAACGAGAAGGAAATCTCGAGCGCGCCGAAGGTCGATTTCAACCCGGCGCCAGCTCCGTCGAAGTAAGTGCGCGGCATTT encodes the following:
- a CDS encoding LemA family protein, translating into MRKFLTVLAALASLSLTNCGYNAIQSEDEQIKANWSEVVNQYQRRADLVPNLVNSVKGFAQQEKHVLLGVTNARAKVGSIQATPEVLNDPAAFQKFQAAQGELSSALSRLLVVTENYPQLKSDALFKDLMSQLEGTENRITVARNRYIKAVQDYNVTIRSFPSNLTAMMFGYKEKPNFSVDNEKEISSAPKVDFNPAPAPSK